From Coffea arabica cultivar ET-39 chromosome 2e, Coffea Arabica ET-39 HiFi, whole genome shotgun sequence, the proteins below share one genomic window:
- the LOC113729404 gene encoding subtilisin-like protease SBT1.4 isoform X2, translating into MTVCPAEPLSTVLPYQSPSNVYYDLPKTKLLYSYEHAIHGFAARLSASQAEELRHQPGILSVIPDSISQLQTTRSLQFLGLADSWGIWPNTNYGEDIIIGILDSGIRPDHPSFSDAGLSPVPSSWRGGCETALDFPSGSCNRKLIGARAYYGGYEENMRRSLEEMGESKSPTDYDGHGTHTASTAAGSVVSSAGFYAYATGEAKGVAIKARIAAYKVCWRGGCFDSDILAALNQAISDGVHVLSLSLGRSPAMPYDEDPIAIAAFHAAERGILTSASAGNSGPSYRTAVNIAPWILSVGASTIDREFPTDVVLGDGSILQGVSLYYGKPLLNALLPLVYASGAGSRFCHQGELVPSMVTGKIVVCDVGGDTGGVAKGYAVHLAGGVGMILANTEEQVEGLKSEAHLIPATMVGVTNGNIIKNYVRSQLAPTAIIIFRGTVVWITPSAPRVGVFSSRGPNVITQEILKPDVIAPGVNILAAWSKFANPSGFDGNIDQRRVDFNIISGTSMACPHVSGIAALLRKARPYWSPAAIKSAIMTTAYNVDNNGRNIVDLATGVASTPFAHGSGHVDPNKALNPGLVYDMGTSDYVQFLCSIGYTQSRIAVFVSNPESCRPGMTPGDVNYPSFSVVFSRQRTVVTHTRRVRKVESTAAAVYNVTGIAPEFVEVKVTPDKLTFDQYSDTLTYQVTFTSAAIETIGDTTSTFGYLEWIDGQQHIVRSPIAVLWNRDSWVDAM; encoded by the exons ATGACTG TTTGCCCTGCTGAACCATTGTCCACGGTACTTCCATACCAGAGTCCAAGTAACGT GTATTATGACCTTCCCAAGACCAAACTCCTCTATTCCTACGAGCACGCTATCCATGGCTTTGCCGCCCGCCTTAGCGCCTCCCAGGCTGAAGAGCTCCGTCATCAACCCGGAATTCTGTCTGTCATCCCAGACAGCATCTCCCAGCTTCAAACCACCCGCAGCCTTCAATTCCTCGGCCTAGCTGACTCCTGGGGCATCTGGCCCAACACCAACTATGGTGAGGACATCATCATCGGCATCCTTGACTCCGGCATTCGGCCTGACCATCCTAGCTTCTCCGATGCAGGCCTTTCTCCTGTTCCATCAAGCTGGAGAGGAGGATGCGAAACAGCGTTGGACTTTCCCTCAGGTTCATGCAACAGAAAACTCATTGGTGCCAGGGCTTATTACGGAGGATACGAGGAAAACATGAGAAGGTCCTTAGAGGAGATGGGAGAATCTAAGTCGCCTACGGATTACGACGGTCACGGAACGCATACGGCGTCTACAGCAGCTGGGTCGGTGGTCAGCAGTGCAGGTTTCTATGCATATGCTACAGGCGAAGCCAAAGGAGTGGCGATTAAGGCCAGGATTGCAGCATACAAAGTCTGTTGGAGAGGTGGATGTTTCGATTCTGATATATTAGCAGCCTTGAATCAAGCTATATCAGATGGAGTTCATGTGCTTTCGTTGTCCCTCGGCAGAAGCCCAGCTATGCCGTATGACGAGGATCCAATTGcaattgctgcatttcatgctGCAGAGCGCGGAATTCTTACTTCTGCTTCAGCGGGAAATTCGGGTCCTAGCTACCGGACTGCCGTCAATATTGCACCTTGGATTCTTTCTGTTGGTGCATCCACCATCGATCGGGAGTTTCCAACGGATGTTGTTCTTGGCGATGGAAGCATTTTACAAGGTGTGTCTTTGTACTACGGCAAGCCTCTACTGAATGCTCTGCTTCCCCTTGTTTACGCCTCAGGTGCTGGAAGCAGATTCTGTCACCAAGGAGAACTCGTTCCTTCCATGGTCACGGGAAAGATTGTGGTGTGCGACGTTGGGGGTGATACTGGGGGAGTTGCCAAAGGATATGCAGTCCACCTCGCCGGTGGCGTGGGGATGATACTCGCCAACACTGAGGAACAAGTGGAGGGACTCAAGTCGGAAGCCCATCTAATTCCAGCCACCATGGTGGGGGTAACAAACGGCAACATAATTAAGAACTACGTCAGGTCCCAATTAGCACCGACGGCTATAATTATCTTCAGAGGAACGGTGGTGTGGATCACACCATCGGCGCCACGGGTGGGGGTATTCTCCAGCCGTGGTCCAAATGTTATTACACAGGAGATTTTAAAACCGGATGTTATTGCTCCTGGAGTGAATATCTTAGCCGCCTGGTCCAAGTTTGCTAATCCATCCGGTTTTGACGGCAACATAGATCAGAGACGAGTGGATTTCAATATTATATCCGGCACCTCCATGGCGTGCCCTCACGTCAGTGGAATAGCAGCTCTGCTTCGCAAAGCTCGTCCCTACTGGTCTCCGGCAGCGATAAAATCAGCTATTATGACCACTGCTTATAATGTCGACAACAATGGGAGGAACATTGTGGACCTTGCCACTGGCGTAGCATCCACCCCATTTGCTCACGGCTCGGGTCATGTGGATCCTAACAAGGCCCTTAATCCGGGCTTGGTTTACGACATGGGAACTAGCGATTACGTGCAGTTCTTGTGTTCTATTGGGTATACTCAGTCTAGAATTGCAGTCTTTGTTTCGAATCCTGAGAGCTGCCGTCCAGGGATGACACCTGGAGACGTCAACTATCCCTCTTTCTCTGTGGTTTTCAGTCGTCAGAGAACCGTAGTTACGCATACAAGAAGGGTTAGAAAAGTCGAGAGCACAGCAGCCGCAGTGTATAATGTCACAGGGATTGCACCTGAGTTTGTGGAGGTCAAAGTGACGCCAGATAAGCTGACGTTCGACCAATACAGCGACACCTTGACCTACCAAGTCACCTTTACGAGTGCTGCAATTGAGACAATAGGCGACACTACTTCTACTTTTGGGTATCTGGAATGGATTGATGGGCAGCAGCATATTGTGAGAAGCCCTATTGCAGTCCTGTGGAATCGTGATTCTTGGGTGGATGCAATGTAA
- the LOC113729404 gene encoding subtilisin-like protease SBT1.4 isoform X1: MAAVSSLAFLSLLIFLFCIHARIVAASSDYGYKTYIVYVSESVKPPVNTSHHDWYSSILQSLSPLSTDLDTYYSYSLVCPAEPLSTVLPYQSPSNVYYDLPKTKLLYSYEHAIHGFAARLSASQAEELRHQPGILSVIPDSISQLQTTRSLQFLGLADSWGIWPNTNYGEDIIIGILDSGIRPDHPSFSDAGLSPVPSSWRGGCETALDFPSGSCNRKLIGARAYYGGYEENMRRSLEEMGESKSPTDYDGHGTHTASTAAGSVVSSAGFYAYATGEAKGVAIKARIAAYKVCWRGGCFDSDILAALNQAISDGVHVLSLSLGRSPAMPYDEDPIAIAAFHAAERGILTSASAGNSGPSYRTAVNIAPWILSVGASTIDREFPTDVVLGDGSILQGVSLYYGKPLLNALLPLVYASGAGSRFCHQGELVPSMVTGKIVVCDVGGDTGGVAKGYAVHLAGGVGMILANTEEQVEGLKSEAHLIPATMVGVTNGNIIKNYVRSQLAPTAIIIFRGTVVWITPSAPRVGVFSSRGPNVITQEILKPDVIAPGVNILAAWSKFANPSGFDGNIDQRRVDFNIISGTSMACPHVSGIAALLRKARPYWSPAAIKSAIMTTAYNVDNNGRNIVDLATGVASTPFAHGSGHVDPNKALNPGLVYDMGTSDYVQFLCSIGYTQSRIAVFVSNPESCRPGMTPGDVNYPSFSVVFSRQRTVVTHTRRVRKVESTAAAVYNVTGIAPEFVEVKVTPDKLTFDQYSDTLTYQVTFTSAAIETIGDTTSTFGYLEWIDGQQHIVRSPIAVLWNRDSWVDAM, from the exons ATGGCTGCCGTGTCTTCTCTAGCTTTCTTATCTCTCCTTATCTTCCTCTTTTGCATCCATGCAAGGATAGTTGCTGCCTCTTCCGACTACGGTTATAAAACCTACATTGTTTACGTCTCCGAGTCCGTAAAGCCACCCGTTAACACCTCCCACCATGACTGGTACTCCTCTATTCTCCAGTCCCTCTCTCCTCTATCCACTGATCTTGACACATATTACTCCTACTCTTTAGTTTGCCCTGCTGAACCATTGTCCACGGTACTTCCATACCAGAGTCCAAGTAACGT GTATTATGACCTTCCCAAGACCAAACTCCTCTATTCCTACGAGCACGCTATCCATGGCTTTGCCGCCCGCCTTAGCGCCTCCCAGGCTGAAGAGCTCCGTCATCAACCCGGAATTCTGTCTGTCATCCCAGACAGCATCTCCCAGCTTCAAACCACCCGCAGCCTTCAATTCCTCGGCCTAGCTGACTCCTGGGGCATCTGGCCCAACACCAACTATGGTGAGGACATCATCATCGGCATCCTTGACTCCGGCATTCGGCCTGACCATCCTAGCTTCTCCGATGCAGGCCTTTCTCCTGTTCCATCAAGCTGGAGAGGAGGATGCGAAACAGCGTTGGACTTTCCCTCAGGTTCATGCAACAGAAAACTCATTGGTGCCAGGGCTTATTACGGAGGATACGAGGAAAACATGAGAAGGTCCTTAGAGGAGATGGGAGAATCTAAGTCGCCTACGGATTACGACGGTCACGGAACGCATACGGCGTCTACAGCAGCTGGGTCGGTGGTCAGCAGTGCAGGTTTCTATGCATATGCTACAGGCGAAGCCAAAGGAGTGGCGATTAAGGCCAGGATTGCAGCATACAAAGTCTGTTGGAGAGGTGGATGTTTCGATTCTGATATATTAGCAGCCTTGAATCAAGCTATATCAGATGGAGTTCATGTGCTTTCGTTGTCCCTCGGCAGAAGCCCAGCTATGCCGTATGACGAGGATCCAATTGcaattgctgcatttcatgctGCAGAGCGCGGAATTCTTACTTCTGCTTCAGCGGGAAATTCGGGTCCTAGCTACCGGACTGCCGTCAATATTGCACCTTGGATTCTTTCTGTTGGTGCATCCACCATCGATCGGGAGTTTCCAACGGATGTTGTTCTTGGCGATGGAAGCATTTTACAAGGTGTGTCTTTGTACTACGGCAAGCCTCTACTGAATGCTCTGCTTCCCCTTGTTTACGCCTCAGGTGCTGGAAGCAGATTCTGTCACCAAGGAGAACTCGTTCCTTCCATGGTCACGGGAAAGATTGTGGTGTGCGACGTTGGGGGTGATACTGGGGGAGTTGCCAAAGGATATGCAGTCCACCTCGCCGGTGGCGTGGGGATGATACTCGCCAACACTGAGGAACAAGTGGAGGGACTCAAGTCGGAAGCCCATCTAATTCCAGCCACCATGGTGGGGGTAACAAACGGCAACATAATTAAGAACTACGTCAGGTCCCAATTAGCACCGACGGCTATAATTATCTTCAGAGGAACGGTGGTGTGGATCACACCATCGGCGCCACGGGTGGGGGTATTCTCCAGCCGTGGTCCAAATGTTATTACACAGGAGATTTTAAAACCGGATGTTATTGCTCCTGGAGTGAATATCTTAGCCGCCTGGTCCAAGTTTGCTAATCCATCCGGTTTTGACGGCAACATAGATCAGAGACGAGTGGATTTCAATATTATATCCGGCACCTCCATGGCGTGCCCTCACGTCAGTGGAATAGCAGCTCTGCTTCGCAAAGCTCGTCCCTACTGGTCTCCGGCAGCGATAAAATCAGCTATTATGACCACTGCTTATAATGTCGACAACAATGGGAGGAACATTGTGGACCTTGCCACTGGCGTAGCATCCACCCCATTTGCTCACGGCTCGGGTCATGTGGATCCTAACAAGGCCCTTAATCCGGGCTTGGTTTACGACATGGGAACTAGCGATTACGTGCAGTTCTTGTGTTCTATTGGGTATACTCAGTCTAGAATTGCAGTCTTTGTTTCGAATCCTGAGAGCTGCCGTCCAGGGATGACACCTGGAGACGTCAACTATCCCTCTTTCTCTGTGGTTTTCAGTCGTCAGAGAACCGTAGTTACGCATACAAGAAGGGTTAGAAAAGTCGAGAGCACAGCAGCCGCAGTGTATAATGTCACAGGGATTGCACCTGAGTTTGTGGAGGTCAAAGTGACGCCAGATAAGCTGACGTTCGACCAATACAGCGACACCTTGACCTACCAAGTCACCTTTACGAGTGCTGCAATTGAGACAATAGGCGACACTACTTCTACTTTTGGGTATCTGGAATGGATTGATGGGCAGCAGCATATTGTGAGAAGCCCTATTGCAGTCCTGTGGAATCGTGATTCTTGGGTGGATGCAATGTAA